The nucleotide sequence GGCCCCCTGCTTGCGCCAGGCCGGCCCTTTCCATGTCCACTCTTGGAAAAAGTGCCTTGGGCCTGCCCAAGCAGGTCCCTGGCTCAAGCAGGCCCCATTTTCCAAGCTCCAGAAGTTCCCCTTTTTTCCCAGGGGCTGGAAGCCCCAGCTGGGAAGCCATCTGCTGCGAGGCTGCTGGCATCACGGGCCAAAGCACAAGGGAAATCAACCTGTTGACCTCCATTACATAGTACAGGACGCTCTGCAATCTTTCCCTTCTTGAGGGATCCTTGGCCAGACGAAAGGGTTCTGTTCTGTCTATGTACCTGTTGGCCAGCCCTATGAGCTCCCACACAGCCATGAGAGCCCGGTGAGTCCCCAGTTGAGCCATTTCCCTCTGGTAAGTCCCCAGCATCTCCTGGGCCTTGAGGCGCAGCTCTGCATCCAGGCTCTCCTCTGTATGGGGCCTTGGGACTCTTGCATCACAGTACCGACCTGCCATGCTCAAGGTGCGCTGAAGCAGGTTGCCCAGATCATTGGCCAGATCTGCGTTTAGTCTCTGCACCAGGGCCACTTCGCTGAAGTTGGCATCCAGGCCAAAGGCCATTTCCCTGAGCAGGAAATACCTGAAGGCGTCCACCCCGTACTTTTCTACCAGATCCAGAGGCTTTACCACATTTCCCAGGCTCTTGGACATCTTGGAGGCCTCCACATTCCAGTAACCGTGCACGTTGAGGCTGCTGTAAGGTGGCAAACCCGCAGCCTTGAGCATGGTGGGCCAGTAGATGCCGTGTGGCTTCAGGATATCCTTGGCTATGAGGTGCTGGGCATAGGGCCAAAGCCCGGAGAAACGCTCGTGGTCCGGATAGCCCAGGGCACTCACATAGTTGATGAGGGCATCGAACCACACATAGGTCACGAAATTGGGATCAAATGGCAGGGGAATTCCCCAATCCAGCCTTGCTCTGGGTCTGGATATGCAAAGGTCCTCCAGAGGCTCCCTCAGCATGGAGAGTGCCTCGTTCCTGTATCTCTCGGGTCTTATGAAATCTGGGTTCTCTTGAATATGTGTCTTGAGCCAGTCCTGGTAACGGCTCATTCTGAAGAAGTAGTTCTCCTCCGCCCTCTTCTCGGGCTGTACCCTGTGCTGGGGGCAAAGCCCATCTTCCAGCTCCTTTTCCGTGTAAAACCTCTCGCAACCCGTGCAATAAAGACCTTCATACCTTCCGAAATAGATGTCCCCGTTTTCGTAAACCCTCTGGAGTATGCTCTGTACCACCTTCACATGGCGCGGCTCTGTGGTGCGGATGAAGCAATCAGGCTCACAGTGAAGCCTGGGCCAGAGCTGCCTGAATGACTCGCTCACCCTGTCCACGTATTGCTTTGGATCCATGCCATGATCCTTGGCCGCCTGCAGCACCTTGTCCCCATGCTCATCGGTGCCAGTGACAAAGAAGGTCTCATAGCCCATGAGGTGATGGAAACGCCTCATCACATCAGCCAGGATCGTTGTGTACGCATGGCCCAGATGAGGCTCGGCATTTACGTAATAGATGGGCGTTGTAATGTAGAATTTCTTTTCCATGACCCATGTACCTCAGTTTATTTCAGTTCCCGGCTCTCAGGCCCTTATCATCCACCAGGCAGTAAAAAAGCCAGCCCACAGAAGCCCTAAAGTCCGGTGAAGCTCTGTTTCCCAAAGGCCGGGCAATGAATCCTCCAGAGAATCAGGCCCCAAGAGCTTCAATGCATCTCATGTTTCCTCGGGTTTGGAAGGTAGAACCTCCAGGATCTCCCCCAGCTCCACTTCCAGCTCCTGCCCCTGAGAGTTCTCTATGACCAGCTTATCCGTCAACACATTGACGCGCTTTACCTTTCCGGGCCCTTTAGAGGTATTGACCCACTTGCGCACCGGGGGAAACCTTCTCTTGAGTTCCTGATACATCTTGTGCTCGTAGGCCAGGCAGCACATGAGCCTGCCGCAAACTCCCGAGAGCTTCAGGGGATTCAAGGAGAGGTTCTGGTCCTTGGCCATGCGCACAGATACTGGCTCGAATTCCTGCAGAAAAGAGGCGCAGCAAAGTTCCCTTCCACAGCTTCCAAGCCCGCCCAGCATCTTGGCCTCGTTTCTTACACCAATCTGTCTCATCTCCACCCTGGATTTGAATCTCCTGGCCAGCTCCTTGACCAGTTTTCTGAAATCCACCCTGTTTTCGGCTGTGAAATAGAAAATTATCTTGCTCCCGTCGAAAAGCGGCTCCACCTCCACCAGCTTCATGGGTAACTGGAATTCCTTTATGAGGTTCAAACATTCCTGTCTGGCCCTTTGCTTTTGTTCCTTGAGCCTTTGGGCCTGCTCCAGGTCAGCCTTGTCAGCCCTTCGCAAAACCTTCTTCAAGGCGGCTGTGTTGCCTTCCTGTTGATCCAGCTCCCAGGGCTCCACCGCTACCCATCCCAGGGCTGGGCCCTGTTCGGTCTCCACGATCACCCATTCCTGCAGGGGACACTCAAGCTCCCCACACTCGAAAACATATATCTTGCCGTTTTCCCTGAATCTGACACCCAAGACCCTCATGAATCTTTTACCCTACTTTCCGGGTTGCGCCTGGCTCTGGAAGCAGCTGCCCTGCCCTTGCCTTGATCCCAGCCAGCAGATTCTCCAGCAAGAGCTGGGGGTTGATGTTTCGCTCCAGGGCCTCCAGGGCCCTCCCGCTCATTTCCCAAACCTCCAGGAGCCACTTGCGCCGCCCCAGGGAATAAGATCTCTTGGAAATGTTCTCATCTGTATCTTCTGCACCCAGCTCTTCCAGGAGCATCTCCCTTGTGGTTGACCTCATGGCCTCCAACCTGGCCGAGGCCTCCTGGCGACTCAAGGCCCACATCTTGGCCTTCTCCAGCAGTTCCACAAGGCCCAGCCCCTGGATGGAGTAAAGAAGCTCCCTGGCCTCATTTCTCAGGAGTTCCACATCCTCCTTTTCAAGAAGCAAGGCCCTTCCTATGCTGCCCTGGGCCGCCCGAGCTGCCTGGGCCGCCCTTTGAGGCTCCCATCCCAGCCGTTGGATCAAATAAGCCGACACAGTTGCTTCAGGCAGGGGAGCAAACCTTAATTTCTGGCAGCGTGACACCACAGTGGGCAGCAGGGATTGCTCTGAGACGGCCAGAAGCACCATGACGGTGTCAGCAGGCGGCTCTTCCAAGAGCTTGAGAAGGGCATTGCCTGCCTGGAGAGTCAGATCCTGGGCATCCTGGAGAATCGCTACCCTGTGAACCCCTTCCAGGGGCCTATACATGAGCCTGCGCTGAAGCTCTCTGACCTGTTCCACCAAGATCTGTTTACCCTGGCGCTCCAACCATATGACATCAGGATGCGTCCCGTCCCTTACCTTCCTGCAGGCAATACAATGCTCACAGGCCTCCTGGCTGCGGGATACGCACTGAATGGCTTTGGCAAACTCCCGGGCTGTGGTGCTCTTGCCAACTCCCTGGGGCCCCACGAAAAGATAGGCATGGGCCAGCCGAGAGGCCCCCAGAGCCTTTTTCAAGACAGCTATTATTCTTTGGTGACCCACTATGTCAGAAAAAGACAAGTTTCAAACCCCCAGGTGTTTCATGACCTGATCAGAAACCGCCCTTGCCACCACCTCGGCAGGGGCAGAGGCATCCAGCACCTTTATCCTCTCGGGATCTTCCCTGGCCAGCTCCAGATATCCCTGCCTCACCCTTTGGTGAAAAGACCTCTCCTCCTGTTCAAATCTCCCCTCACTCAAGAACTTCCCCTCTGCAGCCAATCTCTTGCGGGAGCGCTCCAGGCCCATTTCCACGGGACAGTCCAGCAATATGGTAAGGCCCGGTTGCATTCCACCTGAGGCCAGGCAACTGACTTCCCTGACCAGGCTCAGATCCAAGCCCCTACCATAGCCCTGGTAAGCCAAGGTGGCGTCCGTGAATCTGTCGCACAGGACCACCTCGCCCATTTCCAGGGCAGGCCCGATCACCTCGGTCACGTGCTGGGCCCGGCAGGCCGCTATCAAGAAGAGCTCTGTCATGGGTGCCATGCCCTTGCCCTGGGAGCCCAGAATTATGGAGCGCAGGAGATCACCCACAGGAGTCCCCCCGGGTTCTCTAGTGACCCTGACCCTGATCCCCCTCCCCCTCAAATCCTGGGCCAGCAAGGCCAGTTGGCTGGTCTTGCCGCTTCCCTCTATGCCCTCGAAGGTAATGAAGCCCTTCTTACCATCCTGGTGCCGGCTCTCTATGACCGCCCTCCTCTGCTCTTCCAAAGGCCCCGAGGCCAGATTTATTTTCCCTGGGCAAGAAAGCCTCCAGAGCCAGATCTGGCCCGAGTCGCCTTATGCGCCAATTCAAGAGGGGAACAGCCTGAGAAACTCTTTCCAGACCCAGGTCCCCCACCGCCCCCACTCCCTCGCCCAAGAGCATGGGCGCCACGAAGCAAACCACCCTCTGCGCCACTGCAGCCCTCAAGAAGGAGGTGATGGTGTACCCTCCTCCTTCCACCAAGATGGAGGAGATCCCCTCTTGGGAAAGCTCCTTGAGCATTTGATTGAGTTCCACTCCCCCCTGGGGATGCCTGGAGCAAATAAGCAGGCGGGCGCCTCTTTTCTCCAGAGCCGAGGCCTTGTTTTGATCCACAGGCTGGCTGCAGACCACCCAACAGGCTCTGTCTTTAGACCCTTTGTCCAGGACCTTTGCATCCAGGGGGATATTCAAATCCGAGGCCAGGATCACCCTCAGAGGATCACGGCCTCTTACGTGTCTTACGGTGAGACTGGGATTGTCTTTGCGCACGGTTCCAGCTCCCACCAGCACAGCATCATGCTCTGCTCTCAAAGCATGGGCCATTTTTCTGGAGGCTTCAGAGGATATCCAGCGGGAGTCCCCAGCTCTTGTGGCTATGCGCCCGTCCAGGGACTGCGCCCACTTGAGGGTCACCCATGGGAGGGAATTTTCCATCCAGTGGAAGAACACGCGATTGAGTTCCCTGCAACGCTCCTCCAGGACCCCCACCGTGACCTCCACCCCATGTTTGCGAAGCTCTTCAACCCCCTTTCCTCGAACCAGGGGATTGGGATCCATGACACCCACCACCACCCGCCTGACCCCTGCCTGCACTATCCTCTGGGTACAGGGTGGGGTTTTCCCATGGTGACAACAAGGCTCCAGGTTCACGTATAGGACAGCATCCTTGGGGCAGCGCTCAAAGCCTCTGAGGGCCTCGACCTCCGCGTGCGCCCCTCCGAAACGCCTGTGATATCCTTGAGCTATGATCCTTCCCCCACTGACCAACACAGCTCCCACCATGGGATTGGGGCTCACCCATCTTCGGCCTCTGGCTGCAAGGGCCAGGGCTCGGCTCATGAAAGACTCACTCTCCATGCTCTTCCACCCGGGACTTGGGGCCAGCCTGCACTTTTGAGCCAAAAAACACAAAGGGCCAACTCATTATAGAGAAGCCTACACCATTTACCAAGGCCAAGGGGTTTGAGTAACTCCAGGCAGCAAAGGGGTTACTCGCCCTGCCCGGGTCAACTGATCAGAAAGCTGATGGCCTGGTTTGAACATGAGAACTACTGATTGTAACATGGGTTTTGGGGGCTAGGTTCCTGCTTGAAGTTTTCATTCAAGGCTTGAGGGTTCAGGAGATCTCTTCCATGGAGCTTTCCATAGGTGCTTTGAGGCTGGCAAATCCTCTTGTTTTGGCTCCCATGACCAGCTTCACGGATCATCCCTTCAGGGAGATCTGCGCCAGCATGGGGGCAGGCCTTCTGGTCACCGAGATGCTAAGCGCCGAGGGCCTTGTGCGGGCAAAAAAGCCCGGCAGGGACCTCCTGCCACCATCCAAGCGCCATGGGCCTGTGGCTGTTCAGCTCTTCGGAGGCTTTCCAAATCTCCTGGCCGAGGCTGCCCGCATCTGCCAGGAAGAAGGGGCCGACCTGGTGGATTTGAATATGGGCTGTCCGGTTCCCAAGGTGGTTCGAAGGGGGGCTGGAGCAGCCTTGCTCAAAGACCTGCCCCTGGCAGCCCGCATTCTGCGGGCCATGCGCAAGAAGCTGAGCATCCCCCTTACGGTGAAGATCCGATCAGGCTGGACATCTCAAGAAAACGTGGTCTTAGAGATGAGAAGGATTGCCTGGGACTGCGGTGTGGATGCCATGACACTGCACCCAAGGGCCAGATCCGAAACTTATGCCCAACCGGCCAGATGGGAACTGCTGCGAGCTCTGGCGGAAAACTCTCCCATTCCAGTGATAGGCAATGGCGATGTACGCATTGCACAGGACGCCTTGCACATGCTCAAAGCCACGGGTTGTCAAGGCGTCATGATAGGCAGGGGGGCCATTGGAAATCCCTGGATCTTTAGGCAGGCACTGGGGCTTTTGGCCTCAGAGCCTTGCTTGCCCGGGCCGGACAGTGAAGAGATCTGGAGGGTCTTAAAGATGCATCTTGAAAAGATTCTGGAGCACTACGGTCCCCAAAGGGCACTGGCCCCTGCCAAGCTTCACGCCTCCAAATATATCAGAGGCCTGGAAGGAAGCGCCTTTGTGCGTTGGAGATTAAGTGGCAGCCGCGAGCTGGGGGAACTGGAGCAGATCCTGGAAGGTTTCCTGACGCAGAAACACCATGGCAGAGGGGGGATTTCAGAGGGTTTCAACCTGGCATGAATCCCTTGGGAGCAAGCTCTTTAGCCGTGGATCTGCTCCCCATTGTTTTCTTGACATTACAAAGGGTTCTTCTATAATAATTTCAAGTTATCCTTGAAGAGTTCCAGTGTGCGTGTGCGTATGCTCAAGGGGACGGACGCGGCCATGGACTTGGGGGAAATGAAGCTCCTGCGGGAAAGAATCCAGGCCTTGATCCGATCCAACGATGAATTGCGCAAAGAAAAGCAGAATATGGCAGAGTCCCTTAGGCTTCGCGAAAAACAGCTCCTGGAGTTGAGGCAAAAGTGCGATCTCTATGAGAGAACTCGCAAGGAGGCCTACCAGCGCATAACTGCCATCATAGAGAAGATAGAGGCCATAACATGAAGCAGGACTCCTCTCTCAAGCGTGTTCCCATTGAAGTGCTGGGACATCAGTATTTTGTTAGAACCGACGGAGATGAGGAGCATGTGCGAAGGGTAGCCGATTACGTCAACAACAAAAGCAGGGAGATAATGGAGGCCACACACACCATCAGCACAGTGGATCTTTTCATCAAGGTGGCCATAAACCTGGCTGACGAGCTCTTGCAGGAAAGATCGGCCAGGGAGATGCTCAGAGAGCAGGTGGCCCAGGAAGTGCAGGATTTGATAAGGGGAATAGACTTGCACTTAAAGGAGGTCTCGGAAAAACCATGAGGCATGAAACAGGGCCCGTTTCAGCACTCCTCGC is from bacterium and encodes:
- the metG gene encoding methionine--tRNA ligase, which gives rise to MEKKFYITTPIYYVNAEPHLGHAYTTILADVMRRFHHLMGYETFFVTGTDEHGDKVLQAAKDHGMDPKQYVDRVSESFRQLWPRLHCEPDCFIRTTEPRHVKVVQSILQRVYENGDIYFGRYEGLYCTGCERFYTEKELEDGLCPQHRVQPEKRAEENYFFRMSRYQDWLKTHIQENPDFIRPERYRNEALSMLREPLEDLCISRPRARLDWGIPLPFDPNFVTYVWFDALINYVSALGYPDHERFSGLWPYAQHLIAKDILKPHGIYWPTMLKAAGLPPYSSLNVHGYWNVEASKMSKSLGNVVKPLDLVEKYGVDAFRYFLLREMAFGLDANFSEVALVQRLNADLANDLGNLLQRTLSMAGRYCDARVPRPHTEESLDAELRLKAQEMLGTYQREMAQLGTHRALMAVWELIGLANRYIDRTEPFRLAKDPSRRERLQSVLYYVMEVNRLISLVLWPVMPAASQQMASQLGLPAPGKKGELLELGKWGLLEPGTCLGRPKALFPRVDMERAGLAQAGGQGSQKAGSGQPEPVAEITLDEFRRVDLRLARVIQAERLKGSEKLLKLVVDMAGQTRVLVAGIASNYSPEEIRGKMVVVVANLKPARIFGQVSQGMLLAAVGEAGPRILTVHGDVPSGTKVS
- the tmk gene encoding dTMP kinase, producing the protein MEEQRRAVIESRHQDGKKGFITFEGIEGSGKTSQLALLAQDLRGRGIRVRVTREPGGTPVGDLLRSIILGSQGKGMAPMTELFLIAACRAQHVTEVIGPALEMGEVVLCDRFTDATLAYQGYGRGLDLSLVREVSCLASGGMQPGLTILLDCPVEMGLERSRKRLAAEGKFLSEGRFEQEERSFHQRVRQGYLELAREDPERIKVLDASAPAEVVARAVSDQVMKHLGV
- the ribD gene encoding bifunctional diaminohydroxyphosphoribosylaminopyrimidine deaminase/5-amino-6-(5-phosphoribosylamino)uracil reductase RibD, with product MESESFMSRALALAARGRRWVSPNPMVGAVLVSGGRIIAQGYHRRFGGAHAEVEALRGFERCPKDAVLYVNLEPCCHHGKTPPCTQRIVQAGVRRVVVGVMDPNPLVRGKGVEELRKHGVEVTVGVLEERCRELNRVFFHWMENSLPWVTLKWAQSLDGRIATRAGDSRWISSEASRKMAHALRAEHDAVLVGAGTVRKDNPSLTVRHVRGRDPLRVILASDLNIPLDAKVLDKGSKDRACWVVCSQPVDQNKASALEKRGARLLICSRHPQGGVELNQMLKELSQEGISSILVEGGGYTITSFLRAAVAQRVVCFVAPMLLGEGVGAVGDLGLERVSQAVPLLNWRIRRLGPDLALEAFLPRENKSGLGAFGRAEEGGHREPAPGW
- the dusB gene encoding tRNA dihydrouridine synthase DusB encodes the protein MELSIGALRLANPLVLAPMTSFTDHPFREICASMGAGLLVTEMLSAEGLVRAKKPGRDLLPPSKRHGPVAVQLFGGFPNLLAEAARICQEEGADLVDLNMGCPVPKVVRRGAGAALLKDLPLAARILRAMRKKLSIPLTVKIRSGWTSQENVVLEMRRIAWDCGVDAMTLHPRARSETYAQPARWELLRALAENSPIPVIGNGDVRIAQDALHMLKATGCQGVMIGRGAIGNPWIFRQALGLLASEPCLPGPDSEEIWRVLKMHLEKILEHYGPQRALAPAKLHASKYIRGLEGSAFVRWRLSGSRELGELEQILEGFLTQKHHGRGGISEGFNLA
- a CDS encoding stage 0 sporulation family protein; the encoded protein is MRVLGVRFRENGKIYVFECGELECPLQEWVIVETEQGPALGWVAVEPWELDQQEGNTAALKKVLRRADKADLEQAQRLKEQKQRARQECLNLIKEFQLPMKLVEVEPLFDGSKIIFYFTAENRVDFRKLVKELARRFKSRVEMRQIGVRNEAKMLGGLGSCGRELCCASFLQEFEPVSVRMAKDQNLSLNPLKLSGVCGRLMCCLAYEHKMYQELKRRFPPVRKWVNTSKGPGKVKRVNVLTDKLVIENSQGQELEVELGEILEVLPSKPEET
- the holB gene encoding DNA polymerase III subunit delta', which gives rise to MSFSDIVGHQRIIAVLKKALGASRLAHAYLFVGPQGVGKSTTAREFAKAIQCVSRSQEACEHCIACRKVRDGTHPDVIWLERQGKQILVEQVRELQRRLMYRPLEGVHRVAILQDAQDLTLQAGNALLKLLEEPPADTVMVLLAVSEQSLLPTVVSRCQKLRFAPLPEATVSAYLIQRLGWEPQRAAQAARAAQGSIGRALLLEKEDVELLRNEARELLYSIQGLGLVELLEKAKMWALSRQEASARLEAMRSTTREMLLEELGAEDTDENISKRSYSLGRRKWLLEVWEMSGRALEALERNINPQLLLENLLAGIKARAGQLLPEPGATRKVG
- a CDS encoding cell division protein ZapA, whose protein sequence is MKQDSSLKRVPIEVLGHQYFVRTDGDEEHVRRVADYVNNKSREIMEATHTISTVDLFIKVAINLADELLQERSAREMLREQVAQEVQDLIRGIDLHLKEVSEKP